One Burkholderia gladioli genomic window, CGATATCAAGGTATCGGGTTCGGGCGCGAGCCGCCGCGCGGCCGAGCAGGCCGCCGCGAAGAAGGCGCTCGACGAGGTGATGGCGCGGCCGATGGCGGCCGCCAAGCCGAAGCGCTCGAAGAGCGCGCGGGCCTCCAAGGCCGAGCCGGAGATCGTGCCGGGCGTGAAGGGCGTGCAGGAAGCGCTGGACCTGCGCTCGACGCCGGAACGCAAGGAGCGCGCCGCTGCCGCGGCGAGCGCCGCGCCGGGCGAGGCCGCCAAGGCACCGGCGGAAACGGCTGCCGAGCGCGGCGCGCCGGTGGCCGTGATCCGTGCCGGCGCGCATGCCGAAGCTGGCGCCGACAAGGGCGAGCGCGCGGAACGTGCGGTAAGACCTGCCGACAAGCCGGCGCCGGCCGTGGCCGAGAAGCTGGTCGCCAGCGACAAACCCGCCGACAAGCCTGCTGACAAGCCCGCCGAGAAATCCACGGAAAAACCTGCCGGCGACAAGACCGCGCCGGCCGCCGACAAGCCCGAAGCCGCCTCGCGCGGCGCCGGCGCCCCGGATCGGACGTTGCGTGCACGCGACACCGCCGCGACGCTGTCCGGCGAGCCGGACGCCGATCTCGCCGCCGCGCCCCTGCGCGTGGCCGATGCCGGCCATTGAATCCCTGATCCATCCGCGAGCCGCGTCGTGCGGCCCGCCCCGAATTGCAGCAGCCTGATATGAACGCACCCGCCACCCCCGCCGGTTTCCGTTGCGGCATGATCGCCATCGTCGGCCGGCCCAACGTCGGCAAGTCGACGCTGATGAACGCGCTGGTCGGCCAGAAGATCAGCATCACCTCGCGCAAGGCGCAGACCACGCGCCACCGCATCACCGGCATCCACACGCTGCCCGACGCGCAGTACATCTTCGTCGACACGCCCGGTTTCCAGACCCGCCACAGCACCGCGCTGAACCGCTCGCTGAATCGCACCGTCACCTCGACGCTGACCAGCGTCGACGCGATCCTGTTCGTGATCGAGGCGGGCCGCTTCGGTCCCGACGATCAGAAGGTGCTCGACCTGATCCCGAAGAGCGTGCCGACCCTGCTGATCCTCAACAAGCTCGACCGGATCACCGACAAGAGCTCGCTGTTCCCGTTCCTGAAGCAGATGGGCGAGCTGCGCGAGTTCGCCGAGGTGGTGCCCCTGTCGGCCAAGCATGTCGACGACATCAGCCGCCTGATGGAAACGGTCAAGCCCTACCTGCCGGAAGGCGAGGCGATCTACGGCGAGGACGACCTGACCGATCGCAGCTCGCGCTTCCTCGCCGCCGAGATCCTGCGCGAGAAGGTGTTTCGCTGGACCGGCGACGAGCTGCCGTACACCAGCACCGTGATCATCGACAAGTTCGAGGAGGAAGGGCGCCTGACGCGCGTGTTCGCCACCATCCTGGTCGAGCGCGATTCGCACAAGGCGATGGTGATCGGCAAGAAGGGCGCCAAGCTCAAGCAGATCAGCACCGAGGCGCGGCTCGACATGGAGAAGCTGTTCGATGGACCGGTCTATCTCGAAACCTTCATCAAGGTGAAGAGCGGCTGGGCCGACAACGAAGCAGGGCTCCGTGCCTATGGGTACGAATGAGGACACGCACGGCGCCGACGAGCTTCCCGTGTCCGTCGTCGATCCGGCGCCGCCGTTAGCGTCGGCGGCTTCCTCCGCGCCGGCCGCTTCCGCTGCTCCCGCCCCGGCCGCCGAGCCGGCGCCGGCGCGCAAGCCGCGCCGTCCTTCCGCGCGCGCTTCCGACTTCCGCGTCTCCGAGCAGCCCGGCTTCGTGCTGCACAGCTATCCCTATCGCGAAACCAGCCTGATCATCGACGTGCTGACGCGCGACCACGGTCGCGTCGCGCTGGTCGCGAAGGGCGCCAAGCGCCCGCACTCGGCGCTGCGCGGTGTGCTGCAGACCTTCCAGCCGCTCTCGCTGTCCTGGTCCGGCAAGTCCGAGATGCGCACCCTGACCGGTGCCGAGTGGGTCGGCGGCATGCTGCCGCTGGGCGGCGACGCGCTGCTCTGCGGCTTCTACGTCAACGAATTGCTGGTGAAGTTCTGCGCACGCGAGGATCCGTTCCCGCCGCTGTTCCAGCATTACCTCGTGACGCTGGCGCGGCTCGCGCACGACGAACCGGCCGTGCAGGTGCTGCGCTCGTTCGAGCGCGTGCTGCTGCGCGAGACCGGTTATGCGCGGGCGCTGAACCGCACCACGGCGCGGCGCGCGGTGCAGCCCGAGGGGCGCTACGTGTTCGACCCCGAGCGCGGCGTGCGCGAGGCCAGCGACGAATTGCCGGCCCACTGGCCGGTGGTCGCGGGCCAGACATTGCTCGACATGGAGGAGGACGATTACCATCGTGCCCAGACCGTCGCGCAAAGCAAGACGCTGATGCGCTTCCTGCTCAACACCTATCTGGGCGGCACGCCGCTCGCCACGCGCCAGATCCTGATCGACCTGCAAAACCTATGAGCTTCTTCCTGACCGCGCCGACCGTCATCGATCTCGGCGTCAACATCGATCACGTCGCGACGCTGCGCAACGTGCGCGGCACCGCCTATCCCGACCCGATCCGCGCCGCGCTGGCCGCCGAGCAGGCCGGCGCCGACGCGATCACGCTGCACCTGCGCGAGGATCGCCGCCACATCCGCGACGCCGACGTGCGCGCGCTGCGCCCGCTGCTCACCACGCGCATGAACCTCGAATGCGCGATTACCCAGGAGATGCTCGACATCACCTGCGAGGTGCAGCCGCACGACGCCTGCCTGGTGCCCGAGAAGCGCGAGGAGCTGACCACCGAGGGCGGCCTCGACGTGGCCGGCCATTTCGAGAGCGTGCGTGCCGCCTGCCGGCAGCTCGCCGAGGCGGGCGTGCGCGTGTCGCTGTTCATCGATCCCGATGCCGAGCAGATTCGTGCCGCGCACGAGGCCGGCGCGCCGGTGATCGAGCTGCATACCGGCGCCTACGCCGAGGCGCACGACGCGGCCGGCCAGCAGCGCGAATTCGAGCGCGTGGTGGCCGGCGTGGACGCCGGCGTCGCGCTGGGCCTGAAGGTCAACGCGGGTCACGGCCTGCATTACACCAACGTGCAGGCGATCGCCGCGATCGACGGCATCGTCGAGCTGAACATCGGCCACGCCATCGTCGCGCAGTCGATCTTCACCGGCTGGGACAACGCGGTGCGCGAGATGAAGGCGATCATGGTCGCCGCGCGCGTGGCCGCGCGTCACGGCGGCCGCTGAGCCCGGGCCGCGCTCATGGCCATCTACGGCATCGGCACCGACATCGTCCAGGTGAGCCGGATCGCGGCGGTGCTCGAACGCACCGGCGGCCGCTTCGCCGAGAAGGTGCTCGGCCCCGACGAGCTGCGCGTGTTCGCGGCGCGCCGCAAGCGCTCCGAGGCGCGCGGCATCGCCTTCCTCGCCACGCGTTTCTCGGCGAAGGAGGCGTTCTCGAAGGCGATCGGCCTCGGCATGCGCTGGCCGATGACCTGGCGCGCCCTGCAGACCCTCAACGAAGCGAGCGGCCAACCCTATGTGCTGGCTTCCGGCGAACTCGCCGCGTGGCTGGCCGAGCGGCGCATCACGGCCCGCGTGACGGTCAGCGACGAACGCGACTACGCGGTGTCGTTCGTGGTCGCCGAGGTGCCCGACGACGGCGCGTCTGCCGCCGTTGCCGCCCGCGACTGAACTTCCTTTTTCCACGGACCCGATTCGATGAAACCGACTCCCGGCCCCGTCATGCTCGATGTGGTGGGCACCACGCTCACGCGCGACGACGCGCGCCGCCTCGCGCATCCGCGCACGGGCGGCGTGATCCTGTTCGCGCGCCACTTCGAGAACCGCGCCCAGCTCTGCGCGCTGACCGACGCGATCCGCGCGGTGCGCGAGGACATCCTGATCGCGGTCGACCACGAAGGCGGCCGCGTACAGCGCTTTCGCACCGACGGCTTCACGGTGCTGCCGGCGATGCGGCGCCTGGGCGAGCTGTGGGACAAGGACGTGCTGCACGCCACCAAGCTCGCCACCGCGGTGGGCTATGTGCTGGCCGCCGAGTTGCGCGCCTGCGGCATCGACCTGAGCTTCACGCCGGTGCTCGATCTCGACTACGGCCGCTCGAAGGTGATCGGCGATCGCGCCTTCCATCGCGACCCGCGGGTGGTCACGCTGCTGGCCAAGAGCCTCAACCACGGGCTCGCGCTGGCCGGCATGGCGAACTGCGGCAAGCATTTCCCCGGCCACGGTTTCGCCGAGGCCGATTCCCACGTCGCGCTGCCGACCGACGACCGCCCGCTCGAGCAGATCCTCAAGCTCGACGCGGCGCCTTATGACTGGCTCGGCCTGTCGTTGTCGGCGGTGATCCCGGCGCATGTGATCTACACGCAGGTCGATGCGCGCCCGGCCGGTTTCTCGTCGATCTGGCTGCAGCGCGTGCTGCGCGAGCGGCTGGGCTTCACCGGCGCCGTGTTCAGCGACGATCTCTCGATGGAGGCGGCGCGCGCCGGCGGCACGCTCGCGCAGGCCGCCGACGCGGCGCTCGAGGCCGGCTGCGACATGGTGCTGGTCTGCAACCAGCCCGAGCAGGCCGAGAAGGTGCTCGACGAGATGCAGGCGGAGGTGTCGGCCGAGTCGGCGCGCCGTATCCGCCGCCTGCGCCCGCGCGGCAAGCCCGCCAGCTGGGACAAGCTGATGCGCCGGTCCGAGTACCAGCGTGCCTCGGCCCTGCTGCGCGAGACGCTCGGCTGATTGGTCTCGCCTCGCGTCATCAACGACAAAGGCCGCGCTGGGCGCGGCCTTTGTCGTTAACCAGCGGCACGGAGCGGCTTCGCCGCCCGGTTCGCTCAATTCATCTTCATGCGCTGCAGCTTGTTGTAGAGCGTCTTCGGGCTGATGCCGAGCAGGGCGGCCGCGCGGTGCCGCGTGCCGCCGACCGCGTCGAGCGTGGCGCGGATCAGCAGGTCCTCGACGTCCGACAGCGGCGTGCCGACGCGCACCTGCACGCTGCTGCCGTTGAGTGCGGCGCCCGGCACGAACACGCCGTCGTTGGCGCGCAGCGTCTCGATGAAATCGCCCGAGGCCTCGTAGGCCAGCCGCACGCGTTCGCGCAGCTCGCGCACGTTGCCGGGCCATTCGTAGGCCAGGCATTCGCGCACGAAGTCGGGCGCGATGCGCTTGTCGACCGCGCCCAGGCCGGCCTGGCGCGCTTCGCGGTTGAGATCGTCGACGAAGGATTCGGCGATCTGCAGCATGTCGTCGTCGCGTTCGCGCAGCGGCGGCAGCGCGATCGAGGCGGCGTCCAGACGCAGCCACAGGTCCTCGCGCAGCGTGCCGTTGTCGAGCGCCTCGCGGGCCGGGCGGCGCGAGGTCGCGATCAGCCGGAAGTCGGTCGCGATCTCGGCCGAGCCACCGATGCGCATGAAGGACTGCGAGTCGAGCGCGCGCAGCAGCGCTTCCTGGATCGACAGCGGCAGCGAGGTGATGTCCTTGAGCAGCAGGGTGCCGCCGCTGGCCTGCTCGAACAGGCCCGGCTCGCGCCGCTCGGCGCCGCCGTAGGTGCCGCGTTCGCGGCCGAACAGCATGCTCTCGATCACGATGCTGCCGAGTTCGAGCACGCGCGGCAGTTGCAGCGCGGCGCGGCAGTCGAACTTGATGAACGGGCCCTTGCGGCGCCGGCTCAGGTCGTGCAGCGCGCGGGCGGCGGCTTCCTTGCCGGTGCCGGCTTCGCCCCACAGCAGCACCGCGGCCTCGCTGCGCGCATTGCGCTCGATCATGTCGTAGGTGTGCTGGATCGCGTCGCTGCGGCCGATCAGGGGGCCGAAGCGGCCGAGCCGGCGCAGCGTGGTGCGCAGCGACTGCACTTCCTCGATCAGCTCGTAGGGGCGCGGGATCCGCGCCAGCAGGCTGCGCAGCCGCGGGATGTTGACGGGCTTGAGCAGGTAATCCCAGATGCCATGCCGCAGCCCCTCGATCGCGCTCTCGACCGTGGCATTGCCGGTCAGCACGATCACCGGCAGGCCGCCGTTCGGCTGCTGCGGCTGGGGCAGGTGCTGGAGTAGGTCGAAGCCGCTGCCGTCCGGCAGGTTCAGGTCGACCAGCACCACGTCGGGGATGGTCCGCGCCAGCGCGGCGCGGGCCTCGGCGAGCGAGGTGGCCGTGTCGACCGTGAAGCCGTCCGCGGCGAGCAGCGCCGTCAGGCCGGACAAGCTGTTGGGATCGTCTTCGACTATGAGGGCGTGTGGCATGGTGTGCGGAATGTTCAAAGGGCCGGCCGTACGTGACGGGCGTGTGCGCCCTATTGTTCGATTAGAGTCGGAATTTTATGTCCCTCGGCGCCGCTAGCGTACGGTATTTGCGGTTGAAAGCAAAAGAGTTACCGAAGATACAAATTGATGCCTTTTCTGTATGACGACGCATCGGCTTTTGTGCATCGCGGCTTTGGCGCAATAATCTGGCTCCGGAAAAGAAAAAGCGCCCCGAAGGGCGCTTTTTCAAGCCGTTTGCGCGAACTTATGCGCGGCTGCGGTATTCGTTGGTGCGCGTGTCGATTTCGATCTTGTCGCCGGTGTTGCAAAAGAGCGGCACTTGCAGCTCGTAGCCGGTGGCGATCTTGGCGTTCTTCAGCACCTTGCCCGACGAGGTGTCGCCCTTGACGGCCGGTTCCGTGTAGGTGATCTCGCGCACGATGACGGTCGGCAGGTCGACCGAGATGGCCTTCTCGTTGTAGAACACGACTTCGCAAGCCATGCCGTCTTCGAGGTAGTTCAGCGCGTCGCCCATCATTTCCGCTTCGACTTCGTACTGGTTGTAGTCGGCGTCCATGAACACGTACATCGGATCGGCGAAGTACGAGTAGGTCACTTCCTTGCGGTCGAGCACCACCACGTCGAACTTGTCGTCTGCCTTGTAGACCGATTCCTGGCCTGCGTTGGTCAGCAGGTTCTTCAGCTTCATCTTGACGACGGCGGAATTGCGGCCCGACTTGTTGTATTCGGCCTTCGCGACGACCCACGCGTCACTGCCGACCATCACGACGTTGCCTACGCGGAGTTCCTGTGCGGTTTTCATATCAAAACTGTCCTGTGCAAAAAATTTGTCCTGACGTTGCGCAACGGCCGACAACGCAAGCGAGGGCGGTGGGGCCCG contains:
- the rnc gene encoding ribonuclease III, with translation MPQSQLESRLRYEFRNAELLRQALTHRSHSATHNERLEFLGDSVLNCAVAALLFQRFSKLDEGDLSRVRANLVKQQSLYEIAQALNISEGLRLGEGELRSGGFRRPSILADAFEAIIGAVFLDGGFEAAQGVIKRLYIPILDHIDPRTLGKDAKTLLQEYLQGHKIALPTYTVVATHGAAHNQQFEVECTVPKLDIKVSGSGASRRAAEQAAAKKALDEVMARPMAAAKPKRSKSARASKAEPEIVPGVKGVQEALDLRSTPERKERAAAAASAAPGEAAKAPAETAAERGAPVAVIRAGAHAEAGADKGERAERAVRPADKPAPAVAEKLVASDKPADKPADKPAEKSTEKPAGDKTAPAADKPEAASRGAGAPDRTLRARDTAATLSGEPDADLAAAPLRVADAGH
- the efp gene encoding elongation factor P, which encodes MKTAQELRVGNVVMVGSDAWVVAKAEYNKSGRNSAVVKMKLKNLLTNAGQESVYKADDKFDVVVLDRKEVTYSYFADPMYVFMDADYNQYEVEAEMMGDALNYLEDGMACEVVFYNEKAISVDLPTVIVREITYTEPAVKGDTSSGKVLKNAKIATGYELQVPLFCNTGDKIEIDTRTNEYRSRA
- a CDS encoding sigma-54-dependent transcriptional regulator; the encoded protein is MPHALIVEDDPNSLSGLTALLAADGFTVDTATSLAEARAALARTIPDVVLVDLNLPDGSGFDLLQHLPQPQQPNGGLPVIVLTGNATVESAIEGLRHGIWDYLLKPVNIPRLRSLLARIPRPYELIEEVQSLRTTLRRLGRFGPLIGRSDAIQHTYDMIERNARSEAAVLLWGEAGTGKEAAARALHDLSRRRKGPFIKFDCRAALQLPRVLELGSIVIESMLFGRERGTYGGAERREPGLFEQASGGTLLLKDITSLPLSIQEALLRALDSQSFMRIGGSAEIATDFRLIATSRRPAREALDNGTLREDLWLRLDAASIALPPLRERDDDMLQIAESFVDDLNREARQAGLGAVDKRIAPDFVRECLAYEWPGNVRELRERVRLAYEASGDFIETLRANDGVFVPGAALNGSSVQVRVGTPLSDVEDLLIRATLDAVGGTRHRAAALLGISPKTLYNKLQRMKMN
- the era gene encoding GTPase Era yields the protein MNAPATPAGFRCGMIAIVGRPNVGKSTLMNALVGQKISITSRKAQTTRHRITGIHTLPDAQYIFVDTPGFQTRHSTALNRSLNRTVTSTLTSVDAILFVIEAGRFGPDDQKVLDLIPKSVPTLLILNKLDRITDKSSLFPFLKQMGELREFAEVVPLSAKHVDDISRLMETVKPYLPEGEAIYGEDDLTDRSSRFLAAEILREKVFRWTGDELPYTSTVIIDKFEEEGRLTRVFATILVERDSHKAMVIGKKGAKLKQISTEARLDMEKLFDGPVYLETFIKVKSGWADNEAGLRAYGYE
- the recO gene encoding DNA repair protein RecO, whose translation is MGTNEDTHGADELPVSVVDPAPPLASAASSAPAASAAPAPAAEPAPARKPRRPSARASDFRVSEQPGFVLHSYPYRETSLIIDVLTRDHGRVALVAKGAKRPHSALRGVLQTFQPLSLSWSGKSEMRTLTGAEWVGGMLPLGGDALLCGFYVNELLVKFCAREDPFPPLFQHYLVTLARLAHDEPAVQVLRSFERVLLRETGYARALNRTTARRAVQPEGRYVFDPERGVREASDELPAHWPVVAGQTLLDMEEDDYHRAQTVAQSKTLMRFLLNTYLGGTPLATRQILIDLQNL
- the acpS gene encoding holo-ACP synthase; this encodes MAIYGIGTDIVQVSRIAAVLERTGGRFAEKVLGPDELRVFAARRKRSEARGIAFLATRFSAKEAFSKAIGLGMRWPMTWRALQTLNEASGQPYVLASGELAAWLAERRITARVTVSDERDYAVSFVVAEVPDDGASAAVAARD
- the pdxJ gene encoding pyridoxine 5'-phosphate synthase, with amino-acid sequence MSFFLTAPTVIDLGVNIDHVATLRNVRGTAYPDPIRAALAAEQAGADAITLHLREDRRHIRDADVRALRPLLTTRMNLECAITQEMLDITCEVQPHDACLVPEKREELTTEGGLDVAGHFESVRAACRQLAEAGVRVSLFIDPDAEQIRAAHEAGAPVIELHTGAYAEAHDAAGQQREFERVVAGVDAGVALGLKVNAGHGLHYTNVQAIAAIDGIVELNIGHAIVAQSIFTGWDNAVREMKAIMVAARVAARHGGR
- the nagZ gene encoding beta-N-acetylhexosaminidase; translation: MKPTPGPVMLDVVGTTLTRDDARRLAHPRTGGVILFARHFENRAQLCALTDAIRAVREDILIAVDHEGGRVQRFRTDGFTVLPAMRRLGELWDKDVLHATKLATAVGYVLAAELRACGIDLSFTPVLDLDYGRSKVIGDRAFHRDPRVVTLLAKSLNHGLALAGMANCGKHFPGHGFAEADSHVALPTDDRPLEQILKLDAAPYDWLGLSLSAVIPAHVIYTQVDARPAGFSSIWLQRVLRERLGFTGAVFSDDLSMEAARAGGTLAQAADAALEAGCDMVLVCNQPEQAEKVLDEMQAEVSAESARRIRRLRPRGKPASWDKLMRRSEYQRASALLRETLG